TTGCGTTTTTTATATAGTAGTACAATGAAAATGATCATGATCGCAACAGCTAAAATACTGCCAGCAATGATACCGCCGATTGCCCAATAATTTGGTGCTTTTTCAACTTCTATGGCTTCCTCTGTTAATTTTTTAGCTTCTTTGGATGTAATTTCAAACTCTTGTTTGAAAGCCCATTCGTCGTCTTTTGTTGTTGCAACTAGATCTAGCATATATTTTCCTGGAAGAAGTTCTTGGTTATCCCAACTAATGGGAAAATCAAAATTGGAATTAGGCGCCATTGCCATTTCTTCCTTTGTGGTTTGATGGATCACTTCGACTGAATCTTTTTTACTTACTTTTGCTACAACTTTTAAATCATTGACAAACGTTGGCTTAGTATTTTGAAGATTTGCTGTGACGGCGGTTCTGTAATTAATCAAATCAGGTTGAATGGTGTTTAATGTTAGTTCTGCCTTTACAGGCTCATCATCTTCAGTCAATTGTAGACCAACAACCATTGCGTATTTGTTGGTGATTTGGACGCCGCCTTCTGAACTTTTACTCTCTTCATCTGCCTCGTCTTTGTATACATAAAAACCTCCGACGATTTTTCCAGATAATTTTTCTTTTGGCATTTGTAAGTTGAAGGTTACTGTTTTTTTCTCTTTTGGTGCTAATGTGATTTTCTGTTCACCTGATATCAGTTTTGTGATCGGATGTGTCAAACTAGAATCAATTTCTCTATCTTTTTCACTAAAATCAACTACGCCATTTTGATTGGTTGTCGCAATATTTGGAATGATATTTAGCGTGATTTCTTTGTCTCCTGAGTTTGAAACATTCAAGGTCAAATCCTGTTTTTGTTCAGGTTTCATTCTGAGATCAAAGTAAGTTTGAGATTTGTCCACTTGATTCTCCGGAATATTGGCACTAACTGAATATTCCATATCCGCCCCATGTACTTGAACTGGGTAGATCATTAATAATATAAGTAAAAATAAACTGTATAAGCTATTTTTGACGTTTCGCATCGTTTATTTCCTCCAATAATAATGAGATTGGGACAACGTAAACCTTTCAGTCTCCCAACTTTTTAAAACAGATGTTTTAACGTCTATGGGGAATAAATGGACTATCCATGTTTATTTGAGTGATACACAAGAAAATAAGAATTGAATTTTTATCAAAACAATGCCTTATTTTCTTGGTATACAATTACATTTGCCTTACTCTCATTTGTTGTTTTTATTTACCTGGTGCATCTTGTAATTCCCAGTAGATGGTTGTTTTATATTCTGTATTCGCTTTAGCCGTACCTGCTAAGATAGATAATTGAACATTGGTATTTTTTTCGTCAGAGCTATTCTTATTCCACGCTTGTAACCAAGTTCCCTCACCAGAACCTTTAGCAGCTGTCATGATTTTTTGAGCTTTTGGTGATAAGACAAGGTCATTTCCTTTAGGTGGCGTGATTGCTTTTCCTGAACTTGATGAAGCAACTGTACTATTTTTTAAAGATAGTGTTGCACCTTTTAGTTTTTCTTGTTTGTCACTAGAAAATTCATCTGCTTTGACATATAATGCCCAACCTACAGAAGTCCCCCTAACGTCTGTTACTTGCACATAAGGTGTTTCATTGATCGCAGATTCTACTTGGTCTGATCCACTAATATTGACTTCGCCAAATTTTAAATTAGGAACTCGGTCAATTGTTAAAA
This sequence is a window from Enterococcus sp. 7F3_DIV0205. Protein-coding genes within it:
- a CDS encoding DUF916 and DUF3324 domain-containing protein; the encoded protein is MRNVKNSLYSLFLLILLMIYPVQVHGADMEYSVSANIPENQVDKSQTYFDLRMKPEQKQDLTLNVSNSGDKEITLNIIPNIATTNQNGVVDFSEKDREIDSSLTHPITKLISGEQKITLAPKEKKTVTFNLQMPKEKLSGKIVGGFYVYKDEADEESKSSEGGVQITNKYAMVVGLQLTEDDEPVKAELTLNTIQPDLINYRTAVTANLQNTKPTFVNDLKVVAKVSKKDSVEVIHQTTKEEMAMAPNSNFDFPISWDNQELLPGKYMLDLVATTKDDEWAFKQEFEITSKEAKKLTEEAIEVEKAPNYWAIGGIIAGSILAVAIMIIFIVLLYKKRKKKQELERKRQAKKRKQQRKKRAEKTKRENKTD
- a CDS encoding WxL domain-containing protein; this translates as MKKNITLLASLAMTIYAGNYFSMNAHAEKSDADSQVNIQMLVGDENEERPPVGPTDPGDEGNNGTGNKGLLTIDRVPNLKFGEVNISGSDQVESAINETPYVQVTDVRGTSVGWALYVKADEFSSDKQEKLKGATLSLKNSTVASSSSGKAITPPKGNDLVLSPKAQKIMTAAKGSGEGTWLQAWNKNSSDEKNTNVQLSILAGTAKANTEYKTTIYWELQDAPGK